A region from the Euleptes europaea isolate rEulEur1 chromosome 13, rEulEur1.hap1, whole genome shotgun sequence genome encodes:
- the LOC130485825 gene encoding TLR adapter interacting with SLC15A4 on the lysosome-like, producing MLAECLLTCIAYKDEIDKSHKRQVLKGVGEDGWQNHLTGANTNTHTKCEKHVAKEIQETCEMDLDKEVLLGSSAHKPPAKGYGNNSLFVSQSAPLCIPRRESHCEKELDLYRSWSNQSLYQQYPDLYIGGDHIADHMCDSGCIMDQTDDELMDGPILFSEDIPLGQLPLRESLQKCKAVNLWTGDEVGERSITLHRQPLSNSTINNYMEKKVQELYKQFLDEKLTRCNSITHVLTSHLLSHIGEVSHQLPYEQRGEATNARKTLFHSLAWLGLQDTSNGNSCECSTPNLQISGLP from the coding sequence ATGCTGGCCGAATGTCTCCTGACTTGCATTGCATACAAAGATGAAAttgataaatcccacaaacgccAGGTACTGAAAGGAGTTGGAGAGGATggctggcaaaaccacctcacAGGTGCAAATACCAACACCCACACCAAATGTGAGAAGCACGTGGCTAAGGAGATTCAGGAAACCTGTGAAATGGACCTTGATAAAGAAGTTCTCCTGGGGAGTTCTGCACACAAGCCACCAGCAAAAGGATATGGCAATAATTCTCTTTTCGTTTCTCAGTCGGCCCCTCTGTGTATACCCAGAAGGGAGTCGCACTGTGAAAAAGAGTTGGATTTGTACAGGTCTTGGTCGAATCAAAGTCTTTATCAGCAGTATCCAGATCTGTATATTGGAGGAGATCATATTGCTGACCATATGTGCGATTCAGGTTGTATCATGGACCAAACCGATGATGAACTGATGGACGGTCCTATCTTGTTCTCAGAAGACATCCCGTTAGGTCAATTGCCTCTCAGGGAGTCTTTACAGAAATGCAAGGCTGTCAACCTCTGGACTGGAGACGAAGTTGGGGAGCGAAGCATAACTCTCCACAGACAGCCCCTTTCCAACTCCACGATCAACAACTACATGGAAAAAAAGGTCCAGGAACTCTACAAACAGTTTCTGGACGAGAAGCTGACCAGGTGCAATTCTATCACACACGTCCTGACATCCCATTTGCTAAGTCACATTGGTGAGGTGAGCCACCAGCTCCCCTATGAACAACGGGGGGAAGCAACGAATGCCAGAAAAACTCTCTTCCATTCTCTAGCTTGGCTTGGCTTGCAAGACACCAGCAATGGCAACAGCTGTGAATGTAGCACTCCAAATTTACAAATCTCAGGACTGCCTTGA